The Terriglobus roseus region TACGCGCCACGCCCGATCAAAACAATCGTCTCCCTTGGTAGTTCGAAGGCAAAGAGCGATTCGTTTTACGTGCAGCACATTGATCCGATTTGGGACAATAAGTGTTTGTCCTGTCATGGTGACGGCCAGGTGAAGGGCGGCTTACGCATGGATACCTTCGAGGCACTCATGGTGGGCGGCAAAGACGGCCCGGTAATCGTGCCAAACAAGCCGGACGATAGTTTACTGCTCAAGCGGGTGACACTTCCGGAAGGCCACAAACAGTTCATGCCAGCGGAGGGGAAACCACCACTCAGCCAGGAGGAGATTGCATGGATCAGGGCATGGATTCAGCAAGGCGCATCCCCCGCAGCTACAAATCTTGCAGGCATCTCGATTCGAGAACAGCGTGACATTCCGCTTGAGCCGGTGGGGGACTACAGCGCGTTACAGCCTGAGATTGATCGCATGAAGATTGCTCCCGGAGCAAAGCTACTCACTGTTTCCGCAAAGCCGTCTGACGGCTTGATACTCAACACGCTCGATGTTGCGGCGAGCTTTGGCGATGCGCAACTCACGCAGTTCGAGAAATACGCTCCGTACATCGTCGAGGTCGATCTTGCGAGAACCGCCGTTACAGACGCGAGTTTTACAACGCTCGCCAAATTTACACACCTGCGCGCGATTCATCTGGACAACACAAATGTTACCGGAAGCGGCCTTGAGGAGCTTGCAGCGTTGAAGCACTTGAGCTATCTCAACCTGAGTGGGACGAAGATTACAAGCGAAGGCGCCTCGCGATTGAAAGCGCTGCCCAGTCTGCAGCATATCTATCTCTTCAACACACCCGCACAGCCTTTGACTCAAGCAGCAGAAGTGAGGAAGACATCATGAGCAGTGCATCCAAGTGGACACGTCGGAGCTTCCTGGCCGGTTCGGCCTCGGTAGTCGTCGCCAACAGATTGAGTCAGCCACAGACAGCACACGCACAGGCGGCTTCGCCGACAACCGCAATCACCGGCAACGGAGAATGGGTATACCGCACCGTGAACAACTGGGGCACGCTGCCTGCTGGAACCATCTACGGTGGTACACACGGCGCGATTGCTACCGACGTTGCAGGCAACATCTACGTCGCCACGCAAAGCAACACAGGTGTCCTCGTATACTCGGCTGATGGCAAGCTGCTACGCAGCATTCTCAAGGACTACCCTGAAGTGCATTCCATGGTGCATCAACAGGACTCCGACGGAGAACGCTTTCATGTGACAGTGCAGAAAGGGACGCCAGAAGCGAACTGGCTCTATCTCACTGTCAAACCGGACGGCACGGTATTGAGAAAGATCACAGCGCCGCAGGAGGCGGGCTTTGCAGCACCGAATGCATGGCGCCTGACTGCAGCGGTGCCCGCGCCCGATGGAGATCTCTGGATCGCAAACGGATACGGCGACTCGCGCCTGTTTCGTTTCGACAAGAACGGCAACTACAAAGCGGCATACGCGGGCAAAGGAAACGCAGACGGTATGTTCCAGTGCAGTCATGGGCTTGCCGTCGACACGCGATATGACCAGCCGTTACTGCTCGTCTGTGATCGCGAGAACCGCAGGCTTGTACACATGGACTTCGATGGAAAATTCGTCCGCAACATTGCCTTGCACATGCGTCGCCCTTGTCAGGTGAGCTTCTATGGTGAACATGCAGTTGTCTCCGAACTTGAGGGCCGTGTCACGATCCTCGATAAAGACAACGCCATCGTGGCATTTCTCGGTGATAATCCGGATCGCACGATGTGGGCAAAATACGATCTGAACCCTGCATCCGTCGCACCCGCGCTTTTCAGCGCCGCGCACGGCTGTCTTATAGATTCATCCGGCAACATCTATATCTCCGACTGGAACAAGACCGGCCGCGTTTCAAAGTTGGAACGTATGACTGCATGAATGGCGAAGAGCGCGCCGGGAGAACCTCCTTCGGTTTCTCCTGACGCGCTCGTTTCACGTCTATTGTTCGGTTAGACGCTCCCGCAACTGCGCGACGTCAACATCTGAGACGTGCAGAGCTGTGCGGCGGTAGTTGTCGAAGCTGCCGTACTTTTCATCGATCTGACGAAGAGTTGACTTTAGATACTCCGGATCGGCGGCGATCATGACTTTTTGCTGCTCAGGCGTCAGGTTCTTCATGGAGTTCTGAGTGCTTGGTCCGCTCGCTGCCATCATCTTCTTCATGTCCGCACTGTTCTTGCCCACGTATTCGTTGGTAAGAGCGTAGTCTGCCAACACTGTCTCTTCCGGTACTCCCAGCATCAGAAGCACGAATGCGCTGAAGACGCCGGTGCGGTCTTTACCGCCCGTGCAGTGATACAGCAGCGGCAGGTGATCGTTTTTCAATTGCTGAAAGACTGTCGCGTACTGTTCTGCAGAGTGGAATGCGAAGTTGCCGTAAGTGGAAGTCATTGCCTTGCGCAACTGTTCCGGTGTGGCATTCGGATCGAATGCCTGGCGTACAGAGGGTTCTTTACCGGGTTCTTGCGGCCTGGCTCCAATGGGAAGGCTGATCTGCTCTACTGAGCTTCCTGGAATCCATGTTTCTGCTGCGGCCTGCGCTTCTTCCTTCGTGCGGAAGTCGCACACAACACGGATGTCGAGAGCGGAAAGATACTTGTAGTCTTCCGGCGTGAGATACGTCAGTACACCTGAACGATAGAGCAAGCCCCAACGCACTGTCCGGCCGTCCGTCGTCTTGTAGCCCCCAATATCGCGGAAGTTCGGCGTACCATCCAACGGAAGGTGGCGAATGGAGACTTCTCTCACTTCGCCGGTGTTTGCCTTCAGGTAGAAATACATGCGCTCGTGCGGTTTGCCTGCGTGCAGCGTAATTGTGTTTTCTGATGTGCTGCGCAACGGAGCGGATGCGGGCACTTTGTTTGCCTCAGTGCCTGCGAGAATCGCAACGGACTTTGTGTTGCCTGTGAGAGTGTAGGACAACTTATATTCGTCCGCGCCTGTTTGAACGCACTTCAGATTGATGACATCGGCGTGTGCAGCGCTGGTGACGGCGGAAGCAAGAAGTAGCGCATAAAGATTACGAAATTGCATGGAGGATTCTCTTTCTGGCGGCGTTGCGGATGGCCGCAACGTCGCCTGTTTTGTACTTGTGAGTTCTAGAAGTTGAAGCGGAGGCTTGCCTGGATTTCGCGAGGCAGATTCGACTGTGTGAGGAAGATCTGGCCAAAGCTTGTGGACGCGATGCTGGTGTTCGGTCCGGCAAACTGAACACGGTTGAAGGCGTTGAAGAACTCAACCTTGAAGTCGAGCGCCATGGCATCGTGTAACTGGAAGCGGCGCGACGCGAGCATGTCGAAGTTGTTCGTTCCCGGCGCGCGTACACCTGCGAGATAACGTGGCGCGTTGCCGAAGGTGTACGGAGCGGTTGTGGTGAATGCTGTCGGATTGAAGTACAGGCTGCCGTTAGTCATCTTTCGTCCACCCGGTACTGCGGTGGAGATACCAGTTACTGTCGGACGCATCGATGTACCGCCACCAAAGCAGTTGCAGAAGTTTGGCGACGACACCGTCACTGGCAGGCCGCTATCGAAGGTGTAGAAGCTACCGACCGTGAAGCCGCCCAGCACCTGGCTCATGACACCGTGCGACAGGAAAGGCTTTCCGTGTCCCATCGGCAATTCATACTGGCCGCTGATGCGCAGTACATGGGTGAGGTCCTGCGACGAGATCGAGCGGTCGCACGAGGGGCAGTTGTTGTCCTGGAACTGTGCCGTTGTGAAGTAATCTCCCACGTTGTCGAACATCTTGCTGAAGGTGTATGCAGCCAGCAGCGAGAAGCCCTGTGAGAAGCGGCGCTCCAGCGAAACCTGGAATGCGTTGTAGTTGGAGGCGCCCACGCCAGTGGTGGCTGTCATGTTCAAGAATTGCGGATGCGGACGAAGCAACTGTCCACGCTGCACCGTTGCCTGGCTGAGGATGGAGGTCTTATCCGTGATAACGCCGTAGAAGGGATTCGCAACCGTGGCCAGCAGATTTGAACCAAGCGACAGATTGCTATCGGAGAGTTGGTTGAAGTTCACCGGCTGGTAGAGGTGCAGACCGTTGTTGGCGGCATAGCCAGCTGTGAGGACAAGGTTGCCTGGCAACTGACGCTGTACGTCCAGCGACCACTGTTCGTAGTAGCTGATGTGCTGCTGACGTTCTGAGCCGGTGATGTTTTGGCCCAGGTTAGTGTTCAGTCCCAGCGAGTTGCCACTGGGCTGCGTGAGGCCATTCGGGAAGGGATTGGTCAGGTTGAATTGCGGCGTTACGCCATCAGCAAGTGTTGGATTCGACGTCGTTACAGCGGCGTAGCCAATGCTGGAGTTCGCCAGATCCACTGGAGGTGCATGGAAGATACCGAAGCCGCCACGTACCACTGTCCGTTCGCCTGCACGATAGGCAAAGCCAACGCGCGGATCGAAGTTAAAGTGCTGTGTGTTTTGCAGGCGGCGACCGTTTCCATTTGTGCCAGTGAATCCCGGACCGCCGGTCAGCGTGCCCAGAGAGCTCACCTGATTGTTCAGTGGTGATGCGCTGGTCAGATCGAGATAGACGTACTGGTTCTTTGCTTCGAGATCCGGTAGCTCAAGGTTGTAACGCAGACCGTAGGTCAGCGTGAGCGCGGGAGTGATGTGGAATTCATCTTGCGCGAATCCTGCGAAGTATGGATGGCTGGCAACGAAGGAAGGAGCATAGCCGCTGCTGACTGTAGCCGCTCCGAGCAGAAGATCTGCAGCGCCGCTACCTGAGGTTCCCACTGCTGCCTGCGGATTCGGTCCACCCGTGTAATTGCCTGCGGCCGTTACTGTGACAAGCTGTGCGATGTTCAGGCCAACGGAGAAGTGGCGGAAGTCAAAGCCGTACTTGAGTGAGTGACGGCCCAACAGCTGCGTGAGCGATGCTGCATATTGCCATGTGGTGCCGTAGTCCTTTTCCAGACCGCCGGTGGCACCCATGGAGCTGATGCGCGTTGCGGTGACTGTTGGAAAGGTTGTGGAGGTTAGTCCAGCAGTCACGTTGCTGTTGAAGCCGAGGGTGCCCGGATCAAATCCGAGTGAAGCAGGCACGCGATTCGATTCCTGATGCGCGTAGAGGATGTGGTGTTCAAACACCAGTCGCGAATTCAGAATGAACATGTGATCCAGCATCATGTTGTAGCCAGGCAGGCGTTGGTTTCCCGGCTCAGGGCTGAAATGGTTTCCAAAGGGATCGGGATAGTTGTTGTTGCGCTGGAACCAGTTGAAGCGGCCATAGATGCTGTGACGATCCGAGATGCGGTGATCGACTCGCAGATTGACGTTGTTTTGATTGCTAGAGGTCGTCGCATTGGAGAAGAAGTTGTTGGTGCTGCTGTAACCCTGACCGGCGCGGTTGGGCAGCGGATAATTTCCCAGGATGGCGAGACCGGTTGCGTTCAGGTAGTTCTGCGGGATGACGTTCCCAGCGAACGGAGTACGGATGTAGCGCGTGGTGCCTGCTGGCGCAGTCGGATCAAGGCGCGTGGTCCGCGGGTCATACATCGTGATCAGCGTTCCGTTTGAGTCCGTCGTCTGGGAGAAGTCGCCTTTTCTTTCCAATGCTGTGGGAACGGTGCCGAGGTACGATCCAGCCTGGCTCTGACGAAGGCCTTCAAAGGTGGAGAAGAAGAAGGTACGCTCGCGTCCGTTGTACAGGTGGGGCAGGATGATGGGACCGCCCAGCGCGTAGCCGAACTGATTGCGTTGGAAATGTGGCTTTGCGGTACCCGCTGCGTTTGCGTTGTAGCCGTTTGCGTCGAGCAAGCTATTGCGGAGGTATTCGAATACGCTGCCATGGAATTGGTTGGAACCGGAACGCGTGGCGAATGTGACGATTCCGCCGCTGGTGCGACCCCATTCCGGAGCGTAGGCGGTTGTCAGCACCTTGAATTCCTGGATGGAATCTACCTGCGGAACGGCCGCTGCAGCGTTGTAATCGTAGGTGGTGGTGTTGGCCGCGCCGTCGAGCAGGCTTTCCGTCGTGGCTAACTTCGCACCGTTGATGCGGAAGGTGTTCGTGTATGCCTGGCTCTGTTCGTTGTTACCGGACTGTGAATTGTAAGCCGTGACGCCCTGCGCGAAATTCACCAGCTGCAATGGATTACGTACGTTGAGCGGCGTGTTCTGCACGAACTGGCTTTCGATCACGTTGCCGCGATCTGGGTGATCCGTAACCAGTTCAGGGGCCGTCGCGGTGACTTCCACAGATTGTGCTTCGCTGGCAGCCTTGAGAGAAATGTCAACGCTGCGTGAAGATCCCACTTCGAGCGTTAGATCACTGACGGTGTAGGGTGCGAAGGTTGGCGCCGTTGCACGCAGGGTGTACTTACCGGCGTTCAGCGGCGGCAACAGGAAGTAGCCCTCACCGTTGGTATGAACGCTGACGACGGCATTTGTTGCGGCGCTGGTGACGTCTACATTGGCGTCGCGGATTGGCGCACCGGAGGCATCTGTGACGTGGCCGCTGATCGCGATGCTCTGCGCCACGGCTCCCGGGACGAATGCCAGAAACGCTGCACTGAGGACAGGACCGCGAAGGAGCAGGGAATTTCGCTGGAAGATCATGCGCCAAGGTTGCCTTGGCCACAGGTAGGAAATCGCCGTAACGCGGGTAAAAGAGGGTTACGCTGTTCAACTCTGATTAACAGACGGTAACTAACCTTGAATGGCATGCCGCAAAATCAGGAAATCCTGGCACAGTTGGACCGCATTCTGCGGTCGAATGTTTTTGCCAATGCGGCGCGCTCTTCACAGTTCCTCTCCTATTGCGTGACTTCGAAGATCCATGGGGAGAATTGGAGTTTGAAGGAGACTTCCATCGCGATGGAGGTCTTTCTACGCGAAGCCAGCTATGACCCGAAGGTGGATCCAATTGTCCGTGTCCATGCCCGACGCGTCCGCGAAAAGCTGGCTCACTACTACCGAACAACCGGACGTGGCGATCCCATTCTGATCGAGTTACCCAAGGGGAGCTACGTGCCACAATTTCTGTGGGCACATGGGGCGCATTCACCGCTGTTGCAGCCGGAGAGTGAACCGAAACCTCTGGGGATAGCTCGCGAGATTGAAGAGGAGATCGCTGAATCTCCAATACGATCTGAACCCGTTGTAATACCAGTTACCCAGGCAATTCCAACTCTTCCAGTGGAAGTCCGTTCCACACCACGTGCTTCGCATCTTCGATGGATTGCGCTTTTCTCATCCCTCGCTCTCGTGATCGCATTCGTCGCGTTCCTCATAATCAAGCGAGGCGATAAGAGCCATCCAACCAGTACAGTCACCAGTCCTCAATCGCT contains the following coding sequences:
- a CDS encoding c-type cytochrome domain-containing protein → MSANKILWKDKTARRRWIAAIVLSLLLLSLPWIVRLNGQPHADWQQFLGRFHPLAVHLPVTLILLVPLLELGGRRKPALREAAGFVLGLAFVGCIASVMLGYLLAFGSGAAGPGVTRHMWGGILLTVCTMLCLLTRPLWSASAADKVYPALLVSTLIVMMWAAHQGGSLTHGSNYLTVYAPRPIKTIVSLGSSKAKSDSFYVQHIDPIWDNKCLSCHGDGQVKGGLRMDTFEALMVGGKDGPVIVPNKPDDSLLLKRVTLPEGHKQFMPAEGKPPLSQEEIAWIRAWIQQGASPAATNLAGISIREQRDIPLEPVGDYSALQPEIDRMKIAPGAKLLTVSAKPSDGLILNTLDVAASFGDAQLTQFEKYAPYIVEVDLARTAVTDASFTTLAKFTHLRAIHLDNTNVTGSGLEELAALKHLSYLNLSGTKITSEGASRLKALPSLQHIYLFNTPAQPLTQAAEVRKTS
- a CDS encoding carboxypeptidase regulatory-like domain-containing protein; this encodes MIFQRNSLLLRGPVLSAAFLAFVPGAVAQSIAISGHVTDASGAPIRDANVDVTSAATNAVVSVHTNGEGYFLLPPLNAGKYTLRATAPTFAPYTVSDLTLEVGSSRSVDISLKAASEAQSVEVTATAPELVTDHPDRGNVIESQFVQNTPLNVRNPLQLVNFAQGVTAYNSQSGNNEQSQAYTNTFRINGAKLATTESLLDGAANTTTYDYNAAAAVPQVDSIQEFKVLTTAYAPEWGRTSGGIVTFATRSGSNQFHGSVFEYLRNSLLDANGYNANAAGTAKPHFQRNQFGYALGGPIILPHLYNGRERTFFFSTFEGLRQSQAGSYLGTVPTALERKGDFSQTTDSNGTLITMYDPRTTRLDPTAPAGTTRYIRTPFAGNVIPQNYLNATGLAILGNYPLPNRAGQGYSSTNNFFSNATTSSNQNNVNLRVDHRISDRHSIYGRFNWFQRNNNYPDPFGNHFSPEPGNQRLPGYNMMLDHMFILNSRLVFEHHILYAHQESNRVPASLGFDPGTLGFNSNVTAGLTSTTFPTVTATRISSMGATGGLEKDYGTTWQYAASLTQLLGRHSLKYGFDFRHFSVGLNIAQLVTVTAAGNYTGGPNPQAAVGTSGSGAADLLLGAATVSSGYAPSFVASHPYFAGFAQDEFHITPALTLTYGLRYNLELPDLEAKNQYVYLDLTSASPLNNQVSSLGTLTGGPGFTGTNGNGRRLQNTQHFNFDPRVGFAYRAGERTVVRGGFGIFHAPPVDLANSSIGYAAVTTSNPTLADGVTPQFNLTNPFPNGLTQPSGNSLGLNTNLGQNITGSERQQHISYYEQWSLDVQRQLPGNLVLTAGYAANNGLHLYQPVNFNQLSDSNLSLGSNLLATVANPFYGVITDKTSILSQATVQRGQLLRPHPQFLNMTATTGVGASNYNAFQVSLERRFSQGFSLLAAYTFSKMFDNVGDYFTTAQFQDNNCPSCDRSISSQDLTHVLRISGQYELPMGHGKPFLSHGVMSQVLGGFTVGSFYTFDSGLPVTVSSPNFCNCFGGGTSMRPTVTGISTAVPGGRKMTNGSLYFNPTAFTTTAPYTFGNAPRYLAGVRAPGTNNFDMLASRRFQLHDAMALDFKVEFFNAFNRVQFAGPNTSIASTSFGQIFLTQSNLPREIQASLRFNF
- a CDS encoding tyrosine-protein phosphatase; this translates as MQFRNLYALLLASAVTSAAHADVINLKCVQTGADEYKLSYTLTGNTKSVAILAGTEANKVPASAPLRSTSENTITLHAGKPHERMYFYLKANTGEVREVSIRHLPLDGTPNFRDIGGYKTTDGRTVRWGLLYRSGVLTYLTPEDYKYLSALDIRVVCDFRTKEEAQAAAETWIPGSSVEQISLPIGARPQEPGKEPSVRQAFDPNATPEQLRKAMTSTYGNFAFHSAEQYATVFQQLKNDHLPLLYHCTGGKDRTGVFSAFVLLMLGVPEETVLADYALTNEYVGKNSADMKKMMAASGPSTQNSMKNLTPEQQKVMIAADPEYLKSTLRQIDEKYGSFDNYRRTALHVSDVDVAQLRERLTEQ